The genomic stretch CATTTTCAAAAGAAAAGAGAAAAAAGAAAACAAAAGTACGGGGTGGGCTAACGAAAAACAAGGCCGGGGTCCCGCAAGAAATATTACCTCCCCAGAGCCTTGCCGGCTCCGGAAAGGTAATATTTCATGCCCCCAACCTTGTTTTTCGTTAGCCCACCCCGGAGAGATAAGCTTTCTTTTTCTCTTTTTTCTTTTGAAAATGATCACGCCAAAAAAACACACAAATGAAACATCCTGAAAAATCAAATGCGCCGCTGCCATTAGCAAAGATCATGGCTACATCCTGGGCAATTCAAGCCGAAACGCATGTATCACGCAGCCGCGCGTTGTGCTATGCCTGGGGCATCTTCCTCAATGAAAATGTCATGCTTTACCGCTTGGTTTCAAAGCACAGCACCCGTGCCAAACCCCAAGTTTCTACAAGCAACCTCACACTTTTTATTTAATCACGTTTAACCCTGGCGTATGCCGCCGCCAGTCAAAAATAAACGGCTATTATATGGCAGATAATATAAATTTTAATCAAATCACAGGAAAACACGCTTTTTACTCTGTACGTCAAAAGGCATGGCACGAAAAAGGTTACATAGCGGATAAGTATCAACGTAGTGGGGATGTACTGGAAGCCTCACAACTCAATTTTGAAGTAGCTAAACGGCCTTTGATAACCTACGATACTATCGGAGAGGAACCAAATGAATTAATTGTACCAGATGTTAAAGTGCCTGACTTTTTCGCTACTGTGCGCACCGATACAAATCAGCCGCTTGGTGTGGTAGGAAGTGGTTACGAGGTAATCCAGAATATTGATGCATTTAGCTTTTTTGATTGCATCGCGGGACCTGAGAATATCTACTACGAAACAGCAGGTGCATTAGGCAAAGGTGAGCGTATTTTTATTACTGCTAAATTACCCTCTTATATTACTGTTGCGGGGATAGATACAATGGAAAACTATCTATTCCTTACTACATCACACGACGGCAGCGGCTCAATTGTGGCTGCGTTTACTCCCGTGCGTATCGTGTGTAACAATACCTTAAACGCAGCTTTAGGCAATTGTTCAAATAAAATTAAAATACGGCATACCGCTAATGCAAAGGACAGGTTAAAAGAAGCACACCGCGTAATGGGTAT from Filimonas effusa encodes the following:
- a CDS encoding DUF932 domain-containing protein; the encoded protein is MADNINFNQITGKHAFYSVRQKAWHEKGYIADKYQRSGDVLEASQLNFEVAKRPLITYDTIGEEPNELIVPDVKVPDFFATVRTDTNQPLGVVGSGYEVIQNIDAFSFFDCIAGPENIYYETAGALGKGERIFITAKLPSYITVAGIDTMENYLFLTTSHDGSGSIVAAFTPVRIVCNNTLNAALGNCSNKIKIRHTANAKDRLKEAHRVMGMVNKCTPAISDTFNHWAKISITDQQVKELITLALAPNQETITNIKKGEWEEVSTRFKNQLGDAFSYAFGSDTQLIESTKGKLFGAYNAVTGYFQNVAKYDNPSDQVNAILYGGTAEKKAQKAFNLCESFAQYGADALQFN